Proteins from a genomic interval of Diaminobutyricimonas aerilata:
- a CDS encoding serine/threonine-protein kinase: MPHRVNHLLGGRYRIHTPLGSGGMGSVYQATDESLGREVAVKVFRREAATAEEVLRQEHEIRLLASLNHPGLVSVFDAGTHMFDDEVRRYLVMELIEDSTLESRLVGEPLELHEVADLGSQIAEALAYVHAHQIVHRDVKPANILIAEGGQGLRRVAKLTDFGIAQFAGGNRITSAGTVIGTASYLSPEQTSTGQVSGASDVYSLGLVLLEALTGVKSFPGTAIESVAARLVSDPDIPADLPAEWRVLIGRMTARNPEDRPSAASVAKSLRGTAELDLSAVSLDATQPHPIVPEADARPAGRADDEAPRRPRRGARRSLDVRMLAGVGLLALLGAVIGASWISGTVGGGADASTVVQYPAVSGDLATPLQRLQDAVELR; the protein is encoded by the coding sequence GTGCCCCATCGCGTCAACCACCTCCTCGGGGGGCGGTACCGCATCCACACCCCGCTGGGGTCCGGTGGGATGGGCTCGGTGTACCAGGCGACGGACGAGAGCCTCGGGCGGGAGGTCGCCGTCAAGGTCTTCCGGCGCGAAGCCGCGACGGCCGAGGAGGTGCTGCGGCAGGAGCACGAGATCCGGCTGCTCGCCTCACTGAACCACCCGGGACTCGTCAGCGTCTTCGACGCGGGCACCCACATGTTCGACGACGAGGTGCGGCGCTACCTGGTCATGGAGCTCATCGAGGACTCCACGCTCGAATCGCGTCTCGTGGGGGAGCCGCTCGAACTGCACGAGGTGGCCGACCTCGGTTCGCAGATCGCCGAGGCGCTCGCCTACGTGCACGCGCACCAGATCGTGCACCGCGACGTGAAGCCCGCCAACATCCTCATCGCCGAGGGCGGCCAGGGGCTGCGTCGGGTCGCGAAACTCACCGACTTCGGCATCGCCCAGTTCGCCGGCGGCAACCGCATCACCTCGGCGGGCACGGTCATCGGCACGGCGAGCTACCTGAGCCCGGAGCAGACCTCCACCGGTCAGGTCAGCGGGGCGAGCGACGTGTACTCGCTCGGCCTCGTGCTGCTCGAGGCGCTCACGGGCGTGAAGTCCTTCCCCGGCACCGCGATCGAGTCCGTCGCCGCGCGTCTCGTCTCCGACCCCGACATCCCGGCCGACCTCCCGGCCGAGTGGCGTGTGCTGATCGGACGGATGACCGCGCGGAACCCCGAGGACCGCCCGAGCGCCGCCTCGGTCGCCAAGTCGCTGCGCGGCACCGCGGAACTGGACCTGAGTGCCGTCTCGCTCGACGCCACCCAGCCGCACCCGATCGTGCCGGAGGCGGATGCTCGACCCGCCGGCCGCGCGGACGACGAGGCGCCGCGCCGACCGCGTCGCGGCGCCCGGCGTTCCCTCGATGTGCGGATGCTCGCGGGCGTCGGGCTGCTCGCCCTGCTCGGCGCCGTCATCGGCGCCTCCTGGATCAGCGGCACCGTCGGCGGCGGCGCGGACGCCTCGACGGTGGTGCAGTACCCCGCCGTCTCCGGCGACCTCGCCACCCCGTTGCAGCGCCTGCAGGACGCGGTGGAGTTGCGATGA